The Candidatus Neomarinimicrobiota bacterium genomic sequence AGACTTACTTATAAGTCAAAATTCTCTTCGGCGTTTTTGTTTACCACCTCGTGGAGCGGGTGGTTTATATCTATCCTGCATTCGATTACGGACTTGCTGTTTCATATGTCCTTCAAACATAAGTAACTTCACTTGTTGAGTTGGATTAAGTATATCACGTGAATCTTTAACAAAATCAATTCGCGCTTTACTTTTTTTCTGTTCAAACACAGCAATTTTATTCAGCAATTTATTTGCATCAGATTTTGAAATGTCCTCACCCTTTTTTACCTTTTTATAGAATGGTGAAAAAAGGTCTTTTTCTTCTTTTCGAATATTCAAAACCTGTTTTTGGTGCGCCCGCATACTGGGGAAAAACTTTTCAGCTTGATCTTCGGTCAGTTCAAGATGATCCGTTAATTTCCAGATCAACATCATTTCCATTCGTTCACCATATTGTCCGCCGGGACCTTGGGGTTTCCCCGGTTGCGCTACAAGCGTACACAGGATTAATAGTACTAGTGTTATCGTTGTTTTCATTGTGTTTCTCCGTCGTTCATTGTTGCCACTGGTTCAAACTCTATGTTATCTAAAAATGCCAGTGTTTCCCAGATATCGTCACTGTTCTCCACGAGATATCCCGCTAAGTCATAAACGTATTCTTCTGTTTCTGAATCCATTACTTCAATCTTTTTGAAATCATTGGATGCGTATACTGTTGGATCATCAGTCAATTGATTGAATGTAACCAAACTCAATACAAATAGCACACTTGCTGCAGCAAGCCCATTAACAATTCCCATTTTTTTCTGATAACGGCGTTGTCGTTCTCCATGGAGATTTATCAAAAACGTATCACTATCCGGAGTGTTAAAATCTGATTGTGAAATCTGCTGAAATCTATTTTCGATATTCATAATTTAATTCTCAATATTTTCTTTTAAAGCCTTCACCGCATGATGATAATTCACCTTAGCTGAATTTTCACTAATGCCCATAATTTCTGATATTTCTTTGTAAGGCATTACCTGTGCAATTCTCATTGTTACAACCATTCTCTGGCGGGAAGGGAGTTTTGCAACTGCATCCCATAATTCTTTTCTACGCCATTCATCTTCGTGGGTCGTATCCGTATAACCCTGGTCTGGGACTTGGTCCAAGTGGAGTAGATTTCGCCACTTATTGCGTCGGAGATAGGTGTTGGACATATTGATATTGGCTCGAAATAAATATGTTTTGAATTCAGATTCAAATCGAAACTTTTTAAGTGCCTTAAACATTTTGATGAACACATCCTGGGCAAGGTCTTCTGCCTCAACTTCATCCGCAGTGAACTTGATAAAAAATCCATATGTATTAGGGAGGTGCCGTTTAACCAATTCGTCGAATGCGATGTTATTCCCATTCTGAAATTCCCTGATCAATTCGTGGTCTGTTTTCATTCATTTGCCATTTTAGACAACATTTTCTTTCAAAAGTTAAAAAAATTTCATAAAAAAAAGAGGCTGTCCTGAAAAAACTGAACAGCCTCTTTTCGAATTGTCAAATTAAAGATTATCCTTTATTCCCTTTGCCCCCTTCACGACCTTTTTGTCCACAATGTCGTTTATACTGCATGCCCATTGCCGTATAAAGTTTAATGATTTCTATTTGTGTATCATCAAATAGGCCGTCGATAGCCGTATTCCTATCAGAAATAATTGATTTCAATGCATTATGAAGAGTCTCTCTATCCATTTTTTCATTTCTAGCTTTTTCAAATAATGCCTTTGTAATTGCAGCCGCATCTTTATTAATGGTTTCTAATCCAGATTCCTGATCATTGCTCATACCCAATGCATTAACCATGGCATCGTGGGCAGCTTTTTTCATTTCAGCCATACGGGCTTCCATCTGAGATTTTTCATCAGCTAATTGTTGTTTTTGTTCGTCGGTGAGTAGCGCTTCAACTTCATCATTCATAGCTGCTGAGAGTGCTTCCAACTCTGTCTTGGCGACTTCCTTATCAATCGTGCCATCTTTAACCTGCTGTTGAATGGTTTTCATTTTTTCGCCATAGGTGGTCATAATAGTTTTAAAAGACGCTTTCTGGTCATCGCTCAGAACTCTATATACACCACGTAGATCGAATTCACCCTTATCACCGTGAGGACCGCCGCGCCCTTTGCCACCATCCATTCCACTACTGAAAAGATATGGAACTGCATTTTTATCCATCCACTCTAAAAGTCTTGTTTTTTCTTTATCAGATAATTTTTTCTGCATTTCAACAGCCATATTCCACAAGAAAGCAGGATCGCGTCGGTGTTTCCCATCCTTGCCATGGCGATTCAATGCACCATTGAGGGCGTTGATGCTACTATTGCTCAGGCCAATATCGGTGTTCAATCCGTCGGAAAATGCTTGCAGTTCAGGGTCGTCAACAAGGATTGTTTCATCCTTCATTAACTTATCGCAGCCAATGGTTGCAAAAAGTGCAATGGTTAAAAGTAAAGCTAGTTTTTTCATAAGATATCCTTTTCCATCGTAATTTAGAGTGAATTTAGGACTTAGACACTCAATAATAATACAAGTTAAAAAATAAATGAAAAAGGGCCCTCCAAATATCGTGAAGCGACCCTTTTCTTTTTTTACTGTTTGGAGAGCAGTTTTATTTATTATTTCCTCTGTTTCCACCATTGCTTTTATGACCACGGCCTTTTTTACCTTTGCTTCCGTGGTGTTTTTTCATCCGTAATTTTAAAGCCTTATGGATTTTAAATATTTCTATTTGTTCATCCGTGAATAATGCTTCAAGTTTTGAAGAAGCATCACCATGTAAAACGGTCGCAGCTTCACGAAAAGCATCTAAATCAATATCACCATTAGATAGTTGTTCTCGCAGTGCTTCCATTGCTGTTTTTGTATCATCTTTTATTTGATCAAATGCAGTAAGTTGTTCAGCCGTCAATCCTAAGACTTCCACCATCACAGCTTTAGATGAATCCTGAAATGCTTGCATTTCTGCTTCATGATCGGCTTTCATTTCTTCCAGCTCTGCTTTTTGTTCATCCGTAAGCAATGCGTCAATTTCAGCATGCATGGCTTCCCGAAGTCCTTCCATCTGTGACCGTGCATCGTCTTGGTTAATCGTGCCTTCTTTGACTTGGGCTTGAATCGCTTGGAATTGATCTTTATATGATTCAGCTATTTCTTTAAATGCTGCTTTTTGTTCATCGGTTAGAATACTATAGAGTCCACCGCCGGAGCCATTTCCACCGTGACCTTGGCCCATGCCACCGCCACCACGTCTGCCACCCATCATACCGCCACCATGTTTACCACCATGACCTTGGCCCATTTGACCATTTTTTCCACCAAAGACTTGAATGTTATGCTCATCCATTTTTTCAAAGAGACGTGCTTTTTTTTCATCGGATAATTTTACAGCCAATTCTCCCGCAACATTCCACAAGAAGCCTGGTTCACGATGTTTCCCCCCGCGTCCATGCTTATTTAGAACACCGTTAACTTCTTTAGCAGATGTTTGACTAAGGCCTAGGTCCGATGCCAGTTCATATGAAAGGCTCTGAAGTTCAGCACTGTCTAATTCTACAGCTTTATCACGAATAGGATTGTCACATCCAACAGCAATCAAAAGCAAGGTTGAGATTGGTAAGATTAGTTTTTTCATGTTTATTCCTTTTTGGATTATTTTGAATTGTTTCATTTAGCCTATTAGATGCGCAACCACTAGACTAAGTTAAAATTTTATTCAAATATTTTTTGATTTCTGACGAAACATTTTTTTTGAAATGATGATAACACTAACTTTAACTATGCCATATTCAAGTGGAAACTTCAAACCTAATACTAGCCAAGAATCGGCTATCACCCATCCACCTGCGCCACTCATGATTTTAGCTGGTGCTGGAACAGGAAAAACATCCACACTAATCCACCGTATTATTTATCTAATTCAACATTACAAGGCTGAGCCACAATCAATTTTAGCCATTACATATACAGAAAAAGCTGCGCGGGAATTGAAAGAAAGAATTGTTTCAGTCATCGGTCAACGGGCGGATATAATGACCGTTTCTACTTTTCATTCATTTTGTTTTAATCTCGTAAAAGATTTTAAAGAATCGGGCGCATCTCCCATTTTACTTGAGGAAAGTGAGGCCTCTTTTTTG encodes the following:
- a CDS encoding sigma-70 family RNA polymerase sigma factor, coding for MKTDHELIREFQNGNNIAFDELVKRHLPNTYGFFIKFTADEVEAEDLAQDVFIKMFKALKKFRFESEFKTYLFRANINMSNTYLRRNKWRNLLHLDQVPDQGYTDTTHEDEWRRKELWDAVAKLPSRQRMVVTMRIAQVMPYKEISEIMGISENSAKVNYHHAVKALKENIEN